The DNA segment GCTTGCTTTGACACATTGGACTTCATTGGCCCGTAGCGGAATCGTTACGCTTCGGCGCGCTTCTGTTTTGGCCCAAATTTCGTAATCTCCCGGAGCCAATTCTTTACTGATATAACCGCCGTTGCGGATATTGCCGATTTTTTGTTCCCCCGCATATACATCATAATGAATAGCTGCACCTTTGAAAGAAGGAGAGCGGTAAACATAAAGTTTACTTTGTCCTTCGGAAGGTGCTTCAAGGGCAGAGAACTGCGTGCCGGTTGCTCCGCAGGCGGCTAATAGAAAAGCTAAAGTACCTATGGTAAATATTTTATTCAGCATAAAGTTTTAGGGGCTGACGTAGATTAGCAGTCATGATAGGCTGCCAAAATGAAGATAACCCACTGTAAGTTAAAGAAGAGTCTGCAAAGAAAACTGCTTGAATATTTTGTATTGGAGGTAACCGCACGTTCTGCTGCCGATATCTTGGGTATTCAGCCCAATACGGCTATTCTCTTCTACCGTAAAATCCGTCTTGTTATCAGCCATCATTTGGCTTTGGAAGCAGATCAGGTTTTTGAGGGCACTATAGAATTGGATGAGAGCTATTTCGGCGGTAAGCGTAAAGGAAAGCGCGGTAGGGGAGCAGCAGGTAAAGTGGTGGTTTTCGGTATCCTTAAACGTGGAGGTAAGGTTTATACGGTTGTAGTGAATAATGCCCGAAAGGAAAGTTTATTTCCTGTTATTACAAGGAAAATTACACCTGATAGCGTAGTTTATACGGACTGCCTGAGCAGTTACGACGTGTTGGATGTCAGCGGTTTTCACCATCACAGGATTAATCACAGCAAAAAGTTTGCCGACCGACACAACCATATCAACGGCATTGAGAATTTTTGGAATCAGGCGAAACGTGTCTTGCGCAAATACAACGGAATTGACCGAAAATCTTTTCCTCTGTTCTTGAAAGAATGTGAGTTTCGTTTTAACTTCGGGACACCAAAGCAGCAGTTAAAAACTTTGCGGCTTTGGTGTGGTGTTTAGGGCTAATCTACTTCAGCCCCAAGTTTTAATCCCTTTAAATTAGTTGATCAATTTAATAACGCTTACCGCCAAAAGCAGTATCAAGGCTCGGATTATTGTCGAATTTAACAACACCTGCGGTCTCTTCATAATGCTTCCCGAATAACCCTCCCTGATATCGTCCTCCATTGTTGCCAATTACACTGGCAGTTCCAGAGTAAGATGCTCCATTCAGACGCCCCTCGTGCAAAGAAATATTTCTGCGTAATCCAGGCATTTCTATCTCGCCACTAACAGTTTTATTTCCAAAATCAACATGAATACGACTTTTTGCATCCAAGAGAATGTCGTTATCGATGCTGTCGTTACGCACGGCATTACCGTGGTAAGTAGCCGAACCTGAGTTAGGTATATTTTTTTCAGGTGTTAGCGTACCTTGATAGCGTATTTCTTGGAAGTGACCGCTGTTATTTAGCCATGCTCCGTAAAATGATGAATCTTGATTCCAACCTTTTAATTTACCATCGGTAGTATCTGCTTCGATGGCTCCTTTAGGGCTGAGTTCGAGGTTAATTTTAGTGCCGTCTGGAGTGGTGGTTGTACCTGCTCCGCCGCTGCCGCAGGCGGCTAATAAAGTCGAGGCCAAAACAGTAAGAAAAATTTTTTTCATGTAGACAAGATCCTTCTGTATTTAAAGATTAAAAGTTCATTTTTTTAGTAGATGGCACAGCCGAGCTGACTGTGTAAAAATTTTTTCATTATTTTTATTTTTAATCAACTATTTATTTTATTTTTTAGCTTTTTGTAAATTATCTTTATGATTTTGTTTGTAAAATAATTCAAAAATGAACAATACTAACCTTTTGTTTTATTTAATAGTCATGAATTTACAGTTGCCGAATAACTCGTTGTGTTTTGAGAAGTGAAAAACCAATCTGTGTT comes from the Neisseria dumasiana genome and includes:
- a CDS encoding Slam-dependent surface lipoprotein, translating into MKKIFLTVLASTLLAACGSGGAGTTTTPDGTKINLELSPKGAIEADTTDGKLKGWNQDSSFYGAWLNNSGHFQEIRYQGTLTPEKNIPNSGSATYHGNAVRNDSIDNDILLDAKSRIHVDFGNKTVSGEIEMPGLRRNISLHEGRLNGASYSGTASVIGNNGGRYQGGLFGKHYEETAGVVKFDNNPSLDTAFGGKRY
- a CDS encoding IS1595 family transposase, encoding MKITHCKLKKSLQRKLLEYFVLEVTARSAADILGIQPNTAILFYRKIRLVISHHLALEADQVFEGTIELDESYFGGKRKGKRGRGAAGKVVVFGILKRGGKVYTVVVNNARKESLFPVITRKITPDSVVYTDCLSSYDVLDVSGFHHHRINHSKKFADRHNHINGIENFWNQAKRVLRKYNGIDRKSFPLFLKECEFRFNFGTPKQQLKTLRLWCGV
- a CDS encoding DUF2846 domain-containing protein, translated to MLNKIFTIGTLAFLLAACGATGTQFSALEAPSEGQSKLYVYRSPSFKGAAIHYDVYAGEQKIGNIRNGGYISKELAPGDYEIWAKTEARRSVTIPLRANEVQCVKASVGFGAFVGRPKLESVSLDQCKAEITATKASLNP